One genomic segment of Amycolatopsis granulosa includes these proteins:
- a CDS encoding LacI family DNA-binding transcriptional regulator encodes MEDVAAFAGVSRSTASRVLNDDPNVSARAREAVRAAVRDLGYSPNQAARSLVTRRTGAVAVVLSEPEEVLLGDPYRTAVMRSAYRELAASGIQMVLMFCDGREDLTRTLRFLEGGHVDGALVFAPHQSDPLPRALRLLRLPVVFGGPAGGVARGVHVIDFDNESGARLAVEHLVSLGRRRIATVAGPQDQTAAVHRLAGWRRTLADAGLDTSGLAEEADFTLDGGREAMDRLLARQPGLDAVFVASDVMAAGVLRSLGAAGRRVPGDVAVVGFDDHPALAAAMNPPLTTVHQDPAAQVRRMVATLTALLAGETLRPRRQVLPVSLTRRESA; translated from the coding sequence CTGGAGGACGTGGCCGCCTTCGCCGGGGTCTCCCGATCCACGGCCTCGCGGGTCCTCAACGACGACCCGAACGTGAGCGCCCGCGCGCGCGAGGCGGTGCGCGCGGCGGTCCGCGACCTGGGCTACTCGCCGAACCAGGCGGCGCGGTCACTGGTGACGCGCCGCACCGGCGCGGTGGCGGTGGTGCTGTCGGAACCGGAAGAGGTCCTGCTCGGCGACCCGTACCGGACGGCGGTCATGCGCTCCGCGTACCGGGAACTGGCCGCGTCGGGGATCCAGATGGTGCTGATGTTCTGCGACGGGCGCGAGGACCTGACGCGGACGTTGCGGTTCCTGGAGGGCGGCCACGTCGACGGCGCGCTGGTGTTCGCCCCGCACCAGTCGGACCCGCTCCCCCGCGCGCTGCGGCTGCTGCGGCTGCCGGTGGTGTTCGGCGGTCCCGCGGGCGGGGTGGCGCGCGGGGTCCACGTGATCGACTTCGACAACGAGTCCGGCGCCCGGCTCGCGGTGGAGCACCTGGTGAGCCTGGGCCGCCGCCGGATCGCGACGGTCGCCGGGCCGCAGGACCAGACGGCGGCGGTGCACCGGCTGGCCGGCTGGCGCCGGACGCTCGCCGACGCCGGCCTGGACACCTCCGGCCTGGCCGAGGAGGCGGACTTCACCCTCGACGGCGGCCGGGAGGCGATGGACCGGCTGCTGGCCCGGCAGCCCGGCCTGGACGCGGTGTTCGTGGCGAGCGACGTGATGGCGGCCGGGGTGCTGCGCTCGCTGGGCGCGGCCGGGCGGCGGGTCCCCGGGGACGTGGCCGTGGTGGGGTTCGACGACCACCCGGCGCTGGCCGCGGCGATGAACCCGCCCCTGACCACGGTCCACCAGGACCCGGCCGCCCAGGTTCGCCGGATGGTGGCGACCCTGACGGCCCTGCTGGCCGGGGAGACGCTGCGGCCGCGCCGCCAGGTGCTCCCGGTGTCGCTGACCCGCCGGGAGTCCGCGTAG
- a CDS encoding protein kinase domain-containing protein, whose amino-acid sequence METGERYRLEERIGGGGSADVHRAWDSVAGREVAIKLFPAGATRTQQKRQAQEFRILDRLRHPALVPLYDSGVRDGRPFFVMRLVDGPTLAERIAEGPLTVDETIELGARLADALAYVHRAGITHRDVKPANVLLSPDGAVLGDFGIAQGHDSTRFTTTGTVVGTAAYMAPEQVRGEPVGPAADVYSLALVLLECLSGRREYPGSLTESAVARLLRPPVVPDGLPAHVADLLRRMGDRDPQARPQAHEVAAVLSGVTRPLPRIRPRRRLRAAAGFASTAAAAACSLVLLGGATAEAPASAPAPAVAAPVVAPPMTSDAPAPVVDTAPARTEAAHVAPQDTQVKDNPGNGNGNGNGKAKGLHKKPRKDK is encoded by the coding sequence GTGGAAACGGGAGAGCGGTACCGGCTGGAGGAGCGGATCGGCGGCGGAGGCAGTGCCGATGTGCACCGCGCCTGGGACAGCGTGGCCGGGCGCGAGGTCGCGATCAAGCTCTTCCCCGCCGGCGCCACCCGCACCCAGCAGAAGCGGCAGGCGCAGGAGTTCCGCATCCTGGACCGGCTGCGGCACCCCGCTCTGGTGCCGTTGTACGACTCCGGCGTGCGGGACGGGCGCCCGTTTTTCGTGATGCGGCTCGTCGACGGCCCGACCCTGGCGGAACGGATCGCCGAGGGCCCCCTGACCGTGGACGAGACGATCGAGCTGGGGGCGCGGCTCGCGGACGCGCTCGCCTACGTGCACCGGGCCGGCATCACGCACCGGGACGTCAAGCCCGCGAACGTGCTGCTCTCCCCGGACGGCGCGGTGCTCGGTGACTTCGGCATCGCGCAGGGCCACGACAGCACGCGCTTCACCACGACGGGAACGGTGGTGGGTACCGCCGCGTACATGGCGCCCGAGCAGGTGCGGGGGGAACCGGTCGGTCCCGCCGCGGACGTCTATTCGCTCGCGCTGGTCCTGCTCGAATGCCTGTCCGGGCGGCGCGAGTACCCCGGGTCGCTGACCGAGTCCGCGGTGGCGCGGCTGCTCCGGCCACCGGTCGTGCCGGACGGGCTGCCCGCGCACGTCGCGGATCTGCTGCGCCGCATGGGAGATCGCGATCCGCAGGCGCGGCCGCAGGCGCACGAGGTCGCGGCCGTGCTGAGCGGGGTGACGCGCCCGCTGCCCCGTATCCGGCCCCGGAGGCGCCTGCGGGCGGCGGCCGGGTTCGCGTCGACGGCCGCGGCGGCCGCGTGCTCGCTGGTCCTCCTCGGCGGCGCCACCGCCGAAGCTCCGGCCTCCGCACCGGCCCCGGCCGTGGCCGCGCCGGTGGTCGCGCCGCCGATGACGAGCGACGCCCCGGCGCCGGTCGTGGACACCGCACCGGCGCGCACCGAGGCGGCGCACGTGGCGCCGCAGGACACCCAGGTCAAGGACAACCCGGGCAACGGCAACGGCAACGGCAATGGCAAGGCGAAGGGGCTGCACAAGAAGCCGCGCAAGGACAAGTGA
- a CDS encoding GNAT family N-acetyltransferase, whose translation MPGHKYLFRRATPDDADAIRDLVHAAYAKWVDLIRREPLPMRADYRQAVTAHQIDLLYDDDELVALIEMIPAVDHLLIENVAVRPSAQGTGYGRLLMRHADLVAQTMGLPGVQLYTNALFTENIRFYRRLGYRVDRQEPFHDGALVHMTKTL comes from the coding sequence ATGCCGGGCCACAAGTACCTCTTCCGCCGCGCGACACCCGATGACGCCGACGCGATCCGCGATCTGGTCCACGCCGCCTATGCCAAGTGGGTGGACCTGATCCGGCGGGAACCCCTCCCGATGCGGGCCGACTACCGGCAGGCCGTGACCGCCCACCAGATCGACCTGCTCTACGACGACGACGAACTGGTCGCGTTGATCGAGATGATCCCCGCGGTGGACCACCTGCTCATCGAGAACGTGGCGGTGCGGCCGTCGGCGCAGGGGACGGGCTACGGGCGGCTGCTGATGCGGCACGCCGACCTGGTGGCGCAAACGATGGGCCTGCCCGGCGTGCAGCTCTACACCAACGCCCTGTTCACCGAGAACATCCGCTTCTACCGTCGGCTGGGCTATCGGGTGGACCGCCAGGAGCCGTTCCACGACGGCGCTCTCGTGCACATGACCAAGACGCTGTGA
- a CDS encoding DNA polymerase domain-containing protein, whose translation MSSAEVRDGVSLTNLDQSLFADAGATKRDLVDYLDAVAGRILPALRDRPLSVIRLLRGQDAFMQKNLPKYTPEWVPRVGLWAESSHRQVTYGLCNDRRTLLWFANQRAIEYHPTLAVAGQLDRPTHLVLDLDPPEGSAAFGLAVRAALLVRQALADCGLAGAVKTSGAKGVHVVVPVRGADAEQAAAATRALAARAEKLDPDLATTAFIREDRGGKVFLDSTRAGGATVVAVYSPRVRPGLPVSFPVPWSDLTNVTPGDFVLREALRLLDGQDPWAASLPAPQELPANLIEHGRTIPVARVQAMHEGKRRARARREHGG comes from the coding sequence ATGAGCAGCGCTGAGGTGCGGGACGGGGTGTCGTTGACCAACCTCGATCAGTCACTGTTCGCCGATGCGGGCGCCACGAAACGCGACCTGGTCGACTACCTGGACGCGGTCGCCGGGCGGATCCTGCCGGCGCTGCGGGACCGGCCGCTGTCGGTGATCCGGTTGCTGCGCGGCCAGGACGCGTTCATGCAGAAGAACCTGCCGAAGTACACGCCGGAGTGGGTGCCGCGGGTGGGCCTGTGGGCGGAGAGCTCCCACCGGCAGGTCACCTACGGGTTGTGCAACGACCGCCGCACGCTGCTGTGGTTCGCCAACCAGCGGGCGATCGAGTACCACCCCACGCTGGCCGTCGCGGGGCAGCTGGACCGGCCCACACACCTGGTACTGGACCTCGACCCGCCCGAGGGTTCGGCGGCGTTCGGCCTGGCCGTGCGGGCGGCGTTGCTGGTCCGCCAGGCGCTGGCCGACTGCGGTCTGGCGGGCGCGGTGAAGACGAGCGGTGCGAAGGGGGTGCACGTCGTGGTGCCGGTGCGCGGTGCGGACGCCGAGCAAGCCGCGGCGGCGACCCGGGCGCTGGCGGCGCGGGCCGAGAAGCTGGACCCCGACCTGGCGACGACGGCGTTCATCCGGGAGGACCGCGGCGGGAAGGTGTTCCTCGACTCGACGCGTGCCGGCGGGGCGACGGTCGTCGCGGTCTACAGCCCGCGGGTGCGGCCGGGCCTGCCGGTGTCGTTCCCGGTGCCGTGGAGCGACCTGACGAACGTCACCCCGGGCGATTTCGTGCTGCGCGAGGCGTTGCGGTTGCTGGACGGGCAGGACCCGTGGGCCGCGTCGCTGCCCGCGCCGCAGGAGCTGCCCGCGAACCTGATCGAGCACGGCCGCACGATCCCCGTCGCCCGCGTGCAGGCCATGCACGAGGGCAAACGACGAGCCCGAGCCCGTCGCGAACACGGCGGCTGA
- a CDS encoding AAA family ATPase yields MPALILLNGPPACGKSTLARRYVDDHPLALNLDVDRVRSLIGGWRDEPHAAGRLARGIALAAARAHLTSGHDVVIPQFLGRTTFIEQLERLVAEVGATFHEVVLLDSKENTVRRFADRARAAADPLHVEAQEMIGRGFDDVPAMYDRLLDVISARPGARIVHVEDGHVERTYQALLRHLT; encoded by the coding sequence GTGCCGGCGTTGATCCTGCTCAACGGCCCGCCCGCGTGTGGTAAGTCGACCCTCGCCCGGCGGTACGTCGACGATCACCCGCTGGCGCTGAACCTGGATGTCGACCGGGTGCGGAGCTTGATCGGGGGGTGGCGCGACGAGCCGCACGCCGCCGGCCGGCTCGCGCGCGGGATCGCGCTCGCCGCGGCACGCGCTCACCTGACCTCCGGGCACGATGTGGTGATCCCGCAGTTCCTGGGCCGCACGACGTTCATCGAACAACTCGAGCGCCTCGTTGCCGAGGTGGGCGCCACGTTCCACGAGGTCGTGCTGCTCGACAGCAAGGAGAACACGGTGCGCCGCTTCGCCGACCGCGCCCGCGCCGCCGCCGATCCACTGCACGTCGAAGCCCAGGAGATGATCGGGCGCGGGTTCGACGACGTGCCGGCGATGTACGACCGGCTGCTGGACGTGATATCGGCGCGGCCCGGAGCGCGGATCGTCCACGTCGAGGACGGCCACGTGGAGCGGACCTACCAAGCCCTGCTGCGCCACCTGACCTGA
- a CDS encoding DUF1360 domain-containing protein translates to MAQHAGIRNLAAAGRAEADTYRGSNDRPLGGYLAVMLVYTSLVAAAAVAAAVTGRRLPRDLRVSDIVLTAMATHKLARTLSKDAVTSPLRAPFTRYADTGGPAEVMEEVRKPSGLRHSIGELLTCPFCLDMWVVTAFTIGHVFVPRLTRLVTAALSALTGADFLQLAYAKAQQIAEG, encoded by the coding sequence ATGGCGCAGCACGCCGGGATCCGGAACCTCGCGGCCGCGGGGCGTGCCGAGGCGGATACCTACCGGGGATCCAACGACCGCCCGCTGGGCGGCTATCTGGCCGTCATGCTCGTCTACACCTCGCTCGTCGCGGCGGCGGCGGTCGCGGCGGCCGTCACCGGCCGCAGACTGCCGCGGGACCTGCGTGTTTCCGACATCGTCCTGACCGCGATGGCTACCCACAAGCTGGCCCGCACCCTCAGCAAGGACGCCGTCACCAGCCCCCTGCGCGCCCCGTTCACCCGATACGCTGACACCGGCGGCCCGGCCGAGGTGATGGAAGAGGTGCGCAAGCCCTCCGGCCTCCGGCACAGCATCGGCGAACTGCTGACCTGCCCGTTCTGCCTGGACATGTGGGTGGTGACCGCGTTCACGATCGGCCACGTCTTCGTGCCCCGGCTCACCCGGCTGGTCACGGCCGCACTGTCCGCCCTGACCGGTGCCGACTTCCTGCAGCTGGCGTACGCGAAGGCGCAGCAGATCGCGGAGGGCTGA
- a CDS encoding nuclear transport factor 2 family protein, whose product MGVSVCWDVEAEQPPARAASWRSMNATCRGAKDEWLALFAPDAVVEDPVGPSMFDEEGRGHHGHDGISAFWDLTIAKVERFEFVIKDSFAAGDEVANVGTITTYLPGGYRVDTDGVFVYRVNGEGLVLSMRAFWETDRAMATARQVSG is encoded by the coding sequence ATGGGTGTTTCGGTCTGCTGGGATGTCGAGGCGGAGCAGCCGCCGGCGCGGGCCGCGTCGTGGCGATCGATGAACGCGACCTGCCGCGGCGCGAAGGACGAGTGGCTGGCGTTGTTCGCGCCGGACGCGGTGGTCGAGGACCCGGTGGGGCCGTCGATGTTCGACGAGGAGGGCCGCGGGCACCACGGCCACGACGGGATCTCGGCGTTCTGGGACCTGACGATCGCGAAGGTCGAGCGGTTCGAGTTCGTGATCAAGGACTCCTTCGCGGCGGGCGACGAGGTGGCGAACGTCGGCACGATCACGACGTACCTGCCCGGCGGGTACCGCGTCGACACCGACGGCGTGTTCGTCTACCGCGTGAACGGCGAGGGGCTGGTGTTGTCGATGCGCGCGTTCTGGGAGACCGACCGCGCCATGGCGACGGCACGGCAGGTGAGCGGGTAG
- a CDS encoding dienelactone hydrolase family protein, with product MTIATRTVEYPADGLTMIGHLALPAGTGRRPAVLVGPEGPGLSDVERRRADALAELGYVALAFDIHGGRYLADPEEMLARCMPLLADPERMRDIGHAALKVLCAEPRTDPGRVAAIGYGTGGAIGLELGRDGVDLRAIATVNATTTGRPGEAARIRCPVWAGVGSEDPIMAPAQREAFAAEMQDAGVDWRLVTYGGALHAFHHPPVDQPVVPGVGHHPRHAQRAWRDVLDVLAECLPVTERSTELDEN from the coding sequence ATGACGATTGCCACCCGCACGGTCGAGTACCCGGCCGACGGCCTGACGATGATCGGGCACCTCGCGCTCCCGGCCGGTACCGGTCGCAGGCCCGCGGTCCTGGTCGGGCCGGAGGGACCGGGGCTCAGCGACGTCGAGCGCCGCCGCGCCGATGCGCTCGCCGAGCTGGGATACGTGGCGCTGGCCTTCGACATCCACGGCGGGCGCTATCTGGCCGACCCGGAGGAGATGCTGGCCCGGTGCATGCCGCTGCTCGCGGACCCGGAGCGGATGCGCGACATCGGTCATGCGGCGCTGAAGGTGCTGTGCGCCGAACCACGGACCGACCCCGGCCGGGTCGCCGCCATCGGCTACGGCACCGGCGGCGCCATCGGGCTGGAACTCGGGCGCGACGGCGTCGACCTGCGGGCGATCGCGACGGTCAACGCGACGACCACGGGGCGGCCGGGCGAGGCGGCGCGCATTCGCTGCCCGGTGTGGGCCGGGGTCGGCTCGGAAGACCCGATCATGGCGCCGGCGCAGCGCGAGGCGTTCGCCGCCGAGATGCAGGACGCCGGCGTCGACTGGCGTCTGGTCACCTATGGCGGCGCTCTGCACGCCTTCCACCACCCGCCCGTCGACCAGCCGGTGGTCCCCGGCGTCGGCCACCACCCGCGGCACGCGCAGCGAGCCTGGCGCGACGTCCTGGACGTGCTCGCCGAGTGCCTGCCGGTCACGGAGCGATCCACCGAACTCGACGAAAACTAG
- a CDS encoding aldehyde dehydrogenase family protein, with the protein MTELMSRADAPGTLEVHDPASGELVGRVTAATEQEVAGAVRAAREAFAAWARTPAAERAEALKAAAKELRERADELAEMNTRETGKLPDDARGGVLAGAGTLEQYAELGPAHRGRSLQGGWGATDLMVPGPRGVVVALTPWNDPVAVACGLLGAALATGNVVVHKPSERCPHVGRMLSELIARHLPPDVLQCLDGDGSVGAWLAECDGVDVIAHVGSTATGRSVATAAARTGAKVLLENGGNDALIVDADVDPRWAASQAALGAFANAGQICVSVERIYVHREIAREFLAALAEEARKRPTEVPMGPLVDERQRAHVHDHVRDAVERGAEALAGGTMPDGPGAYYPATVLAGCTRQMRVMTEETFGPVAPVQVVGDFDEALTEAADDRYGLTATVLTNSMAHAQRAWRELPVGTVKVNDVFGGAPAGAAQPRNASGEGFGYGPELLDEMTVTKVVHIGLAGG; encoded by the coding sequence ATGACTGAGCTGATGAGCCGTGCGGACGCCCCGGGCACCCTCGAGGTGCACGACCCGGCCAGCGGTGAGCTGGTGGGACGTGTCACCGCCGCCACCGAGCAGGAGGTGGCCGGTGCGGTGCGCGCGGCCCGTGAGGCGTTCGCGGCGTGGGCGCGCACGCCGGCGGCGGAGCGCGCGGAGGCGCTCAAGGCCGCGGCGAAGGAGCTGCGCGAGCGAGCGGACGAGCTGGCGGAGATGAACACGCGGGAGACCGGCAAACTGCCGGACGACGCGCGCGGCGGAGTGCTCGCCGGGGCCGGCACGCTGGAGCAGTACGCGGAGCTCGGGCCGGCCCACCGCGGGCGCAGCCTGCAGGGCGGCTGGGGCGCGACGGACCTGATGGTGCCCGGACCGCGCGGCGTGGTGGTGGCCCTGACCCCGTGGAACGATCCGGTCGCGGTCGCCTGCGGGCTGCTGGGTGCGGCGCTGGCAACCGGGAACGTCGTCGTGCACAAGCCGAGCGAGCGGTGCCCGCACGTCGGGCGGATGCTCAGCGAGCTGATCGCCCGCCACCTGCCGCCCGACGTCCTGCAGTGCCTGGACGGTGACGGTTCCGTGGGTGCGTGGCTCGCGGAGTGTGACGGCGTGGACGTGATAGCCCACGTGGGCAGCACCGCGACCGGGCGGTCGGTGGCGACCGCGGCGGCGCGGACCGGGGCGAAGGTGCTGCTGGAGAACGGCGGGAACGACGCGTTGATCGTGGACGCCGACGTCGATCCGCGGTGGGCGGCGTCGCAGGCCGCGCTCGGGGCCTTCGCCAACGCCGGGCAGATCTGCGTGTCGGTCGAACGGATCTACGTGCACCGCGAGATCGCGCGCGAGTTCCTGGCCGCGCTGGCCGAGGAGGCCCGCAAGCGGCCCACCGAGGTCCCGATGGGCCCGCTGGTGGACGAGCGCCAGCGCGCGCACGTGCACGACCACGTCCGCGATGCCGTCGAGCGGGGCGCGGAGGCGCTGGCCGGCGGCACGATGCCGGACGGACCCGGCGCGTACTACCCGGCGACCGTGCTGGCCGGCTGCACCCGGCAGATGCGGGTCATGACGGAGGAGACGTTCGGGCCGGTCGCGCCGGTGCAGGTGGTCGGTGACTTCGACGAAGCGCTGACGGAGGCGGCCGACGACCGCTACGGCCTGACCGCGACCGTGCTGACGAACTCGATGGCGCACGCCCAGCGCGCGTGGCGCGAGCTGCCGGTCGGGACGGTGAAGGTGAACGACGTCTTCGGTGGCGCGCCCGCGGGAGCGGCCCAGCCGCGCAACGCCAGCGGCGAGGGTTTCGGGTACGGGCCCGAGCTGCTGGACGAGATGACCGTGACGAAGGTCGTCCACATCGGACTGGCCGGCGGATGA
- a CDS encoding LLM class F420-dependent oxidoreductase, which yields MKFTLSVAMNPLDQFTELARTAEECGFSAIALPDSLFYSEHVSAEYPYTPDGSRFWTADTPWADPLVAVATMAAVTERIEFYTSVLKLGSRNPVLLARQVGSVAVLSGNRFGLGLGVGWSPEEFEWCGAPYANRGKRVDEAIEVLRLILGGGMVEYHGKFFDFDKLQMSPAPSKRVPFYIGGHTEVALQRAARAGDGWSSAMMKFDDLRTTIARLSELRAEYGREREPFEIQAVCVDRFGLDGYREQGEIGVTDIITQPWVFEGIGFGDPAGPKKDAIRRFADEIISRF from the coding sequence ATGAAGTTCACGCTCTCGGTCGCGATGAACCCCCTCGACCAGTTCACCGAGCTCGCGCGCACCGCGGAGGAATGCGGCTTCTCCGCGATCGCGCTGCCGGACTCGTTGTTCTACTCCGAACACGTGTCCGCGGAGTATCCGTATACCCCGGACGGCAGCCGGTTCTGGACCGCGGACACGCCGTGGGCGGACCCGCTCGTGGCGGTGGCGACGATGGCCGCGGTGACCGAGCGGATCGAGTTCTACACGTCGGTGCTCAAGCTCGGGTCCCGCAACCCGGTGCTGCTCGCGCGGCAGGTCGGGTCGGTCGCGGTGCTGTCCGGCAACCGGTTCGGGCTGGGGCTGGGTGTCGGCTGGTCACCCGAGGAGTTCGAATGGTGCGGTGCGCCGTACGCGAACCGGGGCAAGCGCGTGGACGAGGCCATCGAGGTGCTGCGGCTCATCCTCGGCGGCGGGATGGTCGAATACCACGGGAAGTTCTTCGACTTCGACAAGCTGCAGATGAGCCCCGCGCCGTCGAAGCGCGTCCCGTTCTACATCGGCGGCCACACCGAGGTGGCGTTGCAGCGTGCGGCGCGCGCCGGTGACGGCTGGTCCTCGGCGATGATGAAGTTCGACGACCTGCGCACCACGATCGCGCGGCTGTCGGAGTTGCGCGCGGAGTACGGGCGGGAGCGGGAACCGTTCGAGATCCAGGCGGTGTGCGTCGACAGGTTCGGGCTGGACGGGTACCGCGAGCAGGGCGAGATCGGGGTCACCGACATCATCACGCAGCCGTGGGTCTTCGAGGGCATCGGGTTCGGCGATCCGGCCGGACCCAAGAAGGACGCCATCCGCAGGTTCGCCGACGAGATCATTTCCCGGTTCTGA